AGTAGTACTTGATGAGGAAAAAAACCCTAAGTCATGCAATTATTGTAAACACTTTGGCCCTTTTCACAGGGAAACTACTATAGCAGGCAAATTTGCTTCTTTTCAATTGTATGGTACCGTTTCTGGAATCAACAAGAGGAGAGAAATTAGCCATTTTTATGTTGGAGAAACTCATAAGTCAAGGTTTGGTTTATATCTATGCAAAGATTTTATTCCAATTATCAACCGTAAAGACTTAATTAACGACTCAAATTATCAACATTATCATCTGTTACTTAATTCACAGAACTTTGATTTAACTGCTGATAGGAATAACATCTCGAATGAAGATGACCCTATCGTTAAATGGGTTTTTGAAGAAGTCGATAAGATTCTATCAAAAGATGTAAAACCAATAGCAGAAGCAGCATATTTTAATATGAGAAGAGAAGAGGACGAGGTTTATAAGCAGAAAAAACGAGCTGATGAATTAAAAAATCGTATTGAACATTATAATAGCCTAGAGAACCTTCAAATCGATAATCTTCCAGTGGTAAAGGTTCCTAATAATGAGGCACAGGTAGCTATTCTTTTTACTTCTCTGCTATCAAAATATGGGGATTTACATTTTGATAACATAAGGATAGGGCATTATTCAGATAAATCTACTACGGACCTTATTTGTTTAGATAAAGACAATAAGCCTATCTTGGTCGAACTTGAATATAAATTGTCGAATCTTTTTTACCATGGACACTCGTATAATACATTTGATATTGTTGTGTGCTGGATGGTAGATTTAGAGCTTAACAGTAAACGCCAGACGCCTGATCATATTACGCTTAAACTAGTGAAGACTGAGGATAAGTGGTTCTTAAAATATGGTCCAGATAAAACAATTCCCATAATTGAGCTAAAGTCTATAGTAAATGAAATTAACAACAAAAATAATTAGTAAGGACTCTAAATAGGTAAGACAAAGTAAAATAAGAAATCAGATAAAAAACTTGTACAATAAAAGACAAAATATCGTTAAAAATGCCACCTTTTAGGTTATTATATTGTAAATAACCAAAAGGTGGCATTTTTTATGGCAAAATATACCTGGGATGAGCAAAGATACCAAAGGTATCTAAAAGAAGTGTATTTGTCAACTCAAAATTCCCCCATGTGGCTATTAAAAATTCCCCCACTTAACAACAAGAGTTATGCTTTCATTGAATTATCCACAGTTTTAACGTTATCTCATTAATCGTGACAATGCAAAGCATGATCGTGTCAATTTGAATACAGTATACACGAGGGGTTCTGCCTAATAAATTAGGCCAATTGCTGCTTCTGCAACCACTCCTTTGTTTCTTTCATTCGATAGGAATTACCATTCATATTAATTATGTATGATTGATGTGTTAAACGGTCAATCATAGCTGCAGTCATAACCGGATCCTGGAATATTTCCCCCCATCGCTCGAAAGAAAGGTTTGTAGTGATAATAGTTGATTTTCTCCCGGCCCGAAGTGACAGGTGGGTAAACAACAGCTCAGAACCTTCTTTGTCGAAGGAGATGTAGCCCATCTCGTCCGCGATAACCAGGTCATATTTCTCGAATCTGTTTTGGAAGGCGCGTAATGTCTGTTCCGCTCTGCATTCCTTGATCCGGCTAATTAATAGGGGAACTGTTGTAAACCATACTTTGTAGCCTTCCATGCAAGCTTTAATACCTAGTCCTATGGCAACATGAGTTTTACCGGTGCCAGGACTACCCGCTAAAATTACGTTCCGACCTTCCCTAAGGAAATCCAACGTCTTAAGTATCTTCAGTTTCTTCTGTGCGTCCTCCGGTAGATCCTTAATTGATAAATCCTCCAAATATTTCTTATGGGTAAATTGGGCCAGGCGAATACGGTTGTACCGTGAGGCCTCCCGCCTTGCATCACACTCCTTTTGCAGCAGTTGTGCCAGAAATTCTTCATAACAGGCATCACGCTGACAGGCTTCTTGAACATATTCCTCAAGGTATTTGCGAATAGCAGGTAGTTTTAATTCTTTGCTGTATTCTATTATGGCTTCTTTCCACTCTTTACGGGTCGCAGCACTCACGCAATGGCCTCCTTGGGTGCTAAGTTTTGGGTATTAAACAATTTATCGTACATTTTTAAATGTTGTATAGCTTGGTCAGTTATATCCTGTGCGACCTGTGAAATGATTGCAATCTCCGAGATATTTTCCCGGCGTTTAGCGCACAATGCTTTAATTTTATCCGTAGTTACATGGCTTGGGTGGATCTTACACAGTTCAGTTATACTTTTCTCTACATCCGAAAGTGATGTCCCGT
This genomic interval from Desulforamulus reducens MI-1 contains the following:
- a CDS encoding ATP-binding protein, with amino-acid sequence MFCLIKKLNVNEVSLYREIAKNLVNPLEVIREAISNSHDAQANEIRIKIYRNSDNALCIQISDDGKGMSEEDFERFFNLGDSLKKDNNIGQKGLGTKTYFRSKKLLVESQVSDKRYRAILQEPWEKLSSNVLPEYDFEQIAIKPGENGTFITIEDYKIDKPENYFNFDTLMDYILWYTAAGSFKTKFSNQLSLRKYVKNINISPIIFLDDEINHKKEEFIGEHRFSDPNENPEVVLDEEKNPKSCNYCKHFGPFHRETTIAGKFASFQLYGTVSGINKRREISHFYVGETHKSRFGLYLCKDFIPIINRKDLINDSNYQHYHLLLNSQNFDLTADRNNISNEDDPIVKWVFEEVDKILSKDVKPIAEAAYFNMRREEDEVYKQKKRADELKNRIEHYNSLENLQIDNLPVVKVPNNEAQVAILFTSLLSKYGDLHFDNIRIGHYSDKSTTDLICLDKDNKPILVELEYKLSNLFYHGHSYNTFDIVVCWMVDLELNSKRQTPDHITLKLVKTEDKWFLKYGPDKTIPIIELKSIVNEINNKNN
- the istB gene encoding IS21-like element helper ATPase IstB, whose amino-acid sequence is MSAATRKEWKEAIIEYSKELKLPAIRKYLEEYVQEACQRDACYEEFLAQLLQKECDARREASRYNRIRLAQFTHKKYLEDLSIKDLPEDAQKKLKILKTLDFLREGRNVILAGSPGTGKTHVAIGLGIKACMEGYKVWFTTVPLLISRIKECRAEQTLRAFQNRFEKYDLVIADEMGYISFDKEGSELLFTHLSLRAGRKSTIITTNLSFERWGEIFQDPVMTAAMIDRLTHQSYIINMNGNSYRMKETKEWLQKQQLA